From a single Candidatus Neomarinimicrobiota bacterium genomic region:
- a CDS encoding PASTA domain-containing protein: MGFIKRIILFFVVLGCVSFAAYLIFDYVLMPFIVSRRDTRILLDVRYMPWDRAASLLRREGFIPMRGESKPSSDLEPFTVLSQRPRPGSKVRLGRRVYLDISTVEKEIPFPNLIGKTLRGAEIILREYQMELDTVLWDYSNSPRGVIYDQSLDPGVYVTRGTPVVLYASLGLKSWTVPDVVGMSQFAAIRKIESAGLEVSDVRFVERDDLLAFTVLSQSIEGGTVLKEPRGIVLTVSQLPEEKHNR, from the coding sequence ATGGGATTCATTAAACGAATCATTCTCTTTTTCGTGGTATTAGGGTGTGTAAGCTTTGCGGCTTATCTTATTTTTGATTATGTGCTGATGCCTTTCATCGTAAGCCGGCGGGATACGCGCATTCTCCTGGATGTCCGCTACATGCCCTGGGACCGTGCCGCCTCCCTGCTGCGACGGGAAGGCTTTATCCCCATGCGTGGAGAATCCAAACCCAGCAGCGATCTGGAACCCTTCACCGTCCTGAGTCAACGCCCCCGGCCGGGCTCTAAAGTCCGCCTGGGCAGACGGGTTTATCTGGATATCTCTACCGTCGAAAAGGAGATTCCCTTTCCAAACCTCATCGGCAAAACCCTCCGGGGAGCCGAAATTATTCTCCGGGAATATCAGATGGAACTGGATACGGTGCTTTGGGATTATTCCAACAGTCCCCGCGGTGTAATATATGACCAGTCCTTGGATCCGGGCGTTTACGTGACCCGGGGGACACCTGTGGTACTTTATGCCAGTTTGGGACTCAAATCCTGGACAGTCCCCGATGTGGTGGGGATGAGTCAGTTTGCCGCCATAAGAAAAATCGAAAGTGCCGGGCTGGAAGTGAGTGATGTCCGCTTTGTGGAGCGGGATGACCTGCTGGCATTCACCGTTTTGTCCCAGTCCATCGAAGGGGGGACGGTGCTCAAGGAACCCCGGGGCATCGTTCTCACCGTGAGTCAGCTCCCTGAAGAAAAACACAACCGGTAA